In Panacibacter ginsenosidivorans, the following proteins share a genomic window:
- the nuoF gene encoding NADH-quinone oxidoreductase subunit NuoF: MKLLLEKDHVEGIRYYDTYRREGGYRSVEKALKTMSPEAIVEEVKKSGLRGRGGAGFPTGMKWSFIAKPEGVPRHLVCNADESEPGTFKDRYLMEFIPHLLIEGLIVSSFALGSNATYIYIRGEYAWIVDILEQAITEAKNNGWLGKNILGTGFDCEIYVQRGAGAYICGEETALIESLEGKRGNPRIKPPFPAIKGVWDRPTVVNNVETLAAVVPIINMGGEEYAKIGVGKSTGTKLISACGNLNKPGVYEIDMTISVEEFIYSDKYCGGIPNGKKLKACIPGGSSVPILPANLLLKTAKGEQRMMNYESLSDGGFATGSMMGSGGFIVLDEDQCVVRHTLTLARFYRHESCGQCSPCREGTGWMEKILHNIEYGKGKMTDVDLLWDIQRKIEGNTICPLGDAAAWPVAAAIRHFRDEFEWHILNPEESQKRNYGIAHYADERAVAV, translated from the coding sequence ATGAAATTATTATTAGAGAAGGATCATGTAGAAGGCATTCGTTACTACGATACTTACCGCCGCGAAGGTGGTTATCGCAGCGTGGAAAAAGCTTTGAAAACAATGAGCCCTGAAGCCATTGTGGAAGAAGTGAAGAAGAGCGGTTTGCGTGGTCGTGGTGGTGCTGGTTTTCCAACAGGTATGAAATGGAGTTTTATCGCAAAACCTGAAGGTGTTCCTCGTCACCTTGTTTGTAATGCGGATGAAAGCGAGCCGGGTACTTTTAAAGACAGGTATTTGATGGAATTCATTCCGCATTTGCTGATTGAAGGTTTGATTGTTTCCTCTTTTGCGCTGGGCAGCAATGCAACATATATTTATATCCGTGGCGAATACGCATGGATTGTTGATATACTTGAACAGGCAATCACAGAAGCAAAGAATAATGGATGGCTTGGTAAAAATATTTTAGGTACAGGTTTCGATTGTGAGATTTATGTGCAGCGTGGTGCAGGCGCTTATATCTGCGGAGAAGAAACTGCGTTGATAGAATCTTTGGAAGGTAAACGTGGTAACCCAAGAATTAAACCGCCGTTTCCGGCTATCAAAGGTGTGTGGGACAGACCAACTGTGGTGAACAATGTTGAGACACTTGCTGCAGTTGTTCCAATCATTAACATGGGCGGTGAAGAATATGCGAAGATCGGTGTTGGCAAATCAACTGGCACAAAGCTTATCTCTGCATGTGGTAATTTAAACAAGCCCGGCGTCTATGAAATTGACATGACCATTTCTGTAGAAGAATTTATTTATTCTGATAAATATTGTGGTGGTATTCCAAATGGCAAGAAGCTGAAAGCTTGTATTCCTGGTGGATCATCCGTTCCAATTCTTCCTGCCAATCTTTTGCTCAAAACTGCAAAAGGTGAACAACGCATGATGAACTATGAAAGCTTAAGTGACGGCGGTTTTGCAACAGGTAGTATGATGGGTTCCGGCGGTTTTATTGTGCTGGATGAAGACCAGTGTGTGGTGCGTCATACATTAACGCTTGCAAGATTTTATCGTCATGAAAGTTGCGGACAATGTTCTCCTTGCCGCGAGGGTACTGGTTGGATGGAAAAGATTCTGCACAATATTGAATATGGCAAAGGCAAGATGACGGATGTAGATTTACTTTGGGATATTCAAAGAAAAATAGAAGGCAATACCATTTGTCCATTGGGTGATGCCGCAGCGTGGCCCGTTGCAGCGGCAATCCGGCATTTCAGAGATGAGTTTGAATGGCATATTTTAAATCCTGAAGAAAGTCAGAAAAGGAATTATGGAATTGCGCACTATGCAGATGAGCGTGCTGTTGCGGTGTAG
- a CDS encoding 2Fe-2S iron-sulfur cluster-binding protein codes for MADQQQLFKVTIDNITVEVPPGTTILNAARKIGGDVAPPAMCYYSKLQGSGGKCRTCLVEVSKGSDKDPRPMPKLVASCRTTVMDGMEVKNITSPKVIDARAGVVEFLLINHPLDCPICDQAGECHLQDLSYEHGKAGTRYEFQRRTFHKVDLGDKIQLHMTRCILCYRCVFVADQLTNKREHGILDRGDHAQIATYIEKNLHNEFIGNVIDVCPVGALTDKTFRFKNRVWFTKPVDAHRDCPKCSGEVQLWMRGDEVFRVTARKDEWGEVKDTTSGKPGWICNDCRFDKKHINDWVIEGPSAISRHSVISQGHYVGIEKPKEVLIDVMGGRKPRLFLDIHDVSEVNKPNIELSLIDGPATSDTFNGTKKD; via the coding sequence ATGGCTGATCAACAACAATTATTTAAAGTTACTATTGACAATATAACGGTGGAAGTTCCACCGGGTACTACTATTCTCAACGCTGCCCGTAAGATCGGTGGCGATGTGGCGCCGCCTGCAATGTGCTACTACTCTAAGTTGCAGGGCAGCGGCGGTAAATGCAGAACCTGTTTGGTAGAAGTATCAAAAGGCAGTGATAAAGATCCGCGACCAATGCCAAAGCTTGTTGCAAGTTGCAGAACAACTGTTATGGATGGTATGGAAGTAAAGAATATTACTTCTCCAAAAGTAATAGATGCAAGAGCAGGTGTAGTAGAATTTTTATTGATCAATCATCCTTTAGATTGCCCAATATGTGATCAGGCTGGTGAATGTCATTTGCAGGATCTTAGTTACGAGCATGGCAAAGCGGGTACCCGTTACGAATTTCAAAGAAGAACTTTTCATAAGGTTGATCTGGGGGATAAGATCCAGTTGCACATGACGCGTTGTATTCTCTGCTATCGTTGTGTATTTGTTGCAGATCAATTGACCAATAAAAGAGAACATGGGATTTTAGATCGCGGAGATCATGCACAGATAGCCACATATATTGAAAAGAATCTTCACAATGAATTTATAGGGAATGTTATTGATGTTTGCCCTGTTGGTGCATTAACAGATAAAACATTTCGTTTCAAAAATCGTGTTTGGTTTACAAAACCTGTTGATGCGCATAGGGATTGCCCTAAATGTTCAGGTGAAGTTCAGCTATGGATGCGTGGTGATGAAGTGTTTCGTGTTACAGCTCGTAAAGATGAGTGGGGCGAAGTAAAAGACACTACATCAGGTAAACCAGGCTGGATCTGCAATGATTGCCGCTTTGATAAAAAGCATATCAATGATTGGGTGATTGAAGGCCCTTCAGCAATCAGCCGGCATTCAGTTATTTCACAGGGGCATTATGTTGGTATTGAAAAACCCAAAGAAGTATTGATAGATGTGATGGGTGGCCGAAAACCAAGATTATTCTTGGATATTCATGATGTAAGTGAAGTAAACAAACCAAATATAGAATTGAGTTTGATAGATGGGCCAGCTACCAGTGACACCTTTAACGGAACTAAAAAAGATTAA
- the nuoH gene encoding NADH-quinone oxidoreductase subunit NuoH, with product MILLTIDWALIIEKLVLIAIIITASLVIAMYATYGERKVAAWMQDRRGPNRAGPFGILQPLADGMKLFFKEEIIPTSSSKFLFILGPSLAMLTAMMTCAVVPWGGHLELFDRKINLQIADVNVAILFVFAVVSLGVYGIMIGGWASNNKFSLMAAMRGASQVISYELPMGLALIALLMITGSLSLREMVDKQITGHWNILYQPLGFLIFFVCAMAECNRAPFDLPEAENELNMGYHQEYSSMKLGFYLFAEYINMFISSAIMATLFFGGYDVPFLNESTLSPNVAGIIGIVAFLGKIFIFIFVFMWIRWTLPRFRYDQLMNLGWKGLIPLALVNMVITGAVVLWLNN from the coding sequence ATGATACTGCTTACTATTGACTGGGCTTTGATAATTGAAAAATTAGTGTTGATCGCTATTATTATTACAGCATCATTGGTAATTGCAATGTATGCAACATATGGTGAGCGTAAAGTAGCAGCGTGGATGCAGGATCGCCGCGGACCCAACCGTGCCGGGCCTTTCGGAATATTACAACCACTTGCAGATGGTATGAAATTATTTTTCAAAGAAGAAATTATTCCTACCAGCTCCAGCAAATTTTTATTTATTCTCGGCCCTTCACTGGCTATGCTCACAGCCATGATGACCTGCGCTGTTGTGCCATGGGGCGGACACTTGGAATTATTCGACAGGAAAATAAACCTGCAGATCGCAGACGTAAATGTTGCAATATTATTTGTATTCGCTGTAGTAAGTCTTGGCGTGTATGGTATCATGATCGGTGGCTGGGCATCCAATAATAAATTCTCGCTCATGGCTGCCATGCGGGGTGCCAGCCAGGTTATCAGTTATGAATTGCCAATGGGTCTTGCATTGATTGCACTGTTAATGATAACGGGTTCTCTTAGTTTAAGAGAAATGGTTGATAAACAGATAACCGGTCATTGGAATATTTTGTATCAGCCACTTGGTTTTTTAATATTCTTTGTGTGCGCTATGGCAGAGTGTAATCGTGCGCCATTTGATCTGCCCGAAGCAGAGAACGAATTAAACATGGGTTATCACCAGGAATATTCATCCATGAAACTTGGGTTCTATTTATTTGCCGAATACATTAACATGTTTATCAGCAGTGCGATTATGGCCACCTTATTTTTTGGTGGGTACGATGTACCATTCCTGAATGAAAGTACACTTTCACCAAATGTTGCGGGCATAATTGGTATCGTCGCATTTCTTGGAAAGATATTTATTTTCATATTTGTGTTTATGTGGATACGCTGGACATTGCCGCGCTTCCGTTATGATCAGTTAATGAATCTTGGCTGGAAAGGCTTGATACCACTGGCTTTAGTGAATATGGTTATTACTGGTGCAGTAGTTCTTTGGTTGAATAATTAG
- the nuoI gene encoding NADH-quinone oxidoreductase subunit NuoI, with amino-acid sequence MQPLTNRVKEVDRKPMTLGEKIYLPAVLKGMSITFKHMFKKRPTINYPEQTRQFSPVFRGLHVLNRDEEGRERCTACGLCAVACPAEAITMEAAERKPGEENLYREEKYAAKYEINMLRCIFCGLCEEACPKDAIYLSETFTPSDYARKNFIYGKKDLLIPDPKTQPEEFAKARGEKK; translated from the coding sequence ATGCAACCGTTAACAAACAGAGTAAAAGAAGTAGACAGAAAGCCGATGACGCTGGGCGAAAAAATTTATTTGCCTGCAGTGCTGAAAGGCATGTCTATAACTTTTAAGCACATGTTTAAGAAAAGGCCTACTATTAATTATCCTGAACAAACGCGGCAATTCAGCCCTGTATTTCGTGGATTACATGTACTTAATCGTGATGAAGAAGGAAGAGAGCGTTGTACTGCATGTGGATTGTGTGCTGTTGCATGCCCTGCAGAAGCAATAACCATGGAAGCTGCAGAACGCAAACCAGGTGAAGAAAATTTATACCGTGAAGAAAAATATGCAGCTAAGTATGAGATCAATATGCTGCGTTGTATATTCTGTGGTTTGTGTGAAGAGGCTTGCCCGAAAGATGCGATCTATTTAAGTGAAACTTTTACACCGTCTGATTATGCACGTAAAAACTTTATTTATGGCAAAAAAGATTTGTTGATACCTGACCCAAAAACACAACCTGAGGAGTTTGCGAAAGCGAGAGGAGAGAAGAAGTAA
- a CDS encoding NADH-quinone oxidoreductase subunit J family protein, translated as MSTTEILFWFLSVLALFSAIMVLVSKNPIHSVLWLIVVFFAISGHYLLLNAQFLAIVNIIVYAGAIMVLFLFVVMLMNLNKETEPQRNIWMKFLGVISGGMLLWIFISASRSAGEMIGKTVETNTGDIGLIQNLGKVLFSEYALPFEISSVLFLSAMVGAVVIGKKD; from the coding sequence ATGAGTACTACTGAAATATTATTCTGGTTTTTAAGTGTTCTTGCCTTGTTCAGCGCTATTATGGTGCTTGTGAGCAAAAACCCCATCCATAGTGTATTGTGGCTTATTGTTGTTTTCTTTGCAATCTCTGGTCACTATCTTTTATTGAATGCACAATTTCTTGCAATTGTAAATATCATTGTATACGCCGGTGCTATTATGGTGCTGTTCCTGTTTGTGGTAATGTTGATGAACCTGAATAAAGAAACAGAACCGCAACGTAATATCTGGATGAAATTCCTGGGCGTAATATCAGGTGGTATGTTGTTGTGGATATTTATATCTGCTTCCAGATCTGCAGGCGAAATGATAGGTAAAACTGTTGAAACAAATACAGGAGATATCGGTCTTATTCAAAACCTTGGTAAAGTTTTATTTTCTGAATACGCTTTGCCATTTGAAATAAGCAGTGTGTTGTTCTTAAGCGCCATGGTTGGTGCGGTGGTAATTGGTAAAAAGGATTAG
- the nuoK gene encoding NADH-quinone oxidoreductase subunit NuoK, with translation MPIQYYIALAACLFCIGVTGVLTRRNAIIIFMCIELMLNAVNLLLVAFSKMNISAGLNKAVVAGAGTDAQLFVFFIMVVAAAEVSVGLAIIVMMYRNIHSVDINFLNRLKN, from the coding sequence ATGCCGATTCAATATTATATAGCCTTAGCAGCATGTTTATTCTGTATTGGAGTTACGGGAGTTTTAACACGCCGTAATGCCATTATTATTTTCATGTGTATAGAGCTTATGCTTAATGCTGTGAACTTATTACTGGTTGCTTTTTCGAAAATGAACATAAGCGCTGGTCTTAATAAAGCTGTTGTTGCAGGTGCAGGCACAGATGCCCAGTTATTTGTGTTTTTTATTATGGTGGTTGCTGCGGCGGAAGTAAGTGTGGGTTTGGCAATCATTGTAATGATGTACAGGAATATACATTCTGTCGATATTAATTTTTTGAACAGGTTAAAGAATTAA
- the nuoL gene encoding NADH-quinone oxidoreductase subunit L — MDNLVYLVPLFPLLGFLINGLFRKSLSKSAISVIGCSSILLSFIVSIVLFTQVKANGGTVSTLFNFINVTDFQVPFAFQVDALSSLFLLIITGIGFLIHLYSTSYMHDEPAEHFGRYFSYLNLFVFSMLLLVLGANYVIMFIGWEGVGLCSYLLIGFWFKNNNYNYAAKKAFIMNRIGDLGFLLAVFWMLNKLGTATYSEVFDLADTLSPGDVTAITMLLFVGAVGKSAQIPLYTWLPDAMAGPTPVSALIHAATMVTAGIYMIARSNILYSLSPMTEDVVAVVGLATAILSATIALYQNDIKKVLAYSTVSQLGFMFLALGVGAYTSGVFHVMTHAFFKALMFLGAGSVIHAMGGEQDITKMGGLSKKLPVTTWTFVIGVLAITGFPFTSGFASKDEILMATYAHSPILFWLACFAALLTMIYMFRLMMLVFFGGFRGTHDQEHHLHESPSAMTIPLIILAVLSAIGGLVQFPEMFGGHPFFNDFLSPVVPAEVHEIPNISNVEWGLFGGTVVALIIVFAVTRKMFAKTSFEGVYTGIKKVMADKWYIDELYDAVIVRPLNALAGILKSVVEKTIDGIVNGVGRFINYSSRQLRLIQSGQVGNYILFMVLSIVVLFIVFWQQDKIIHFMQTIF, encoded by the coding sequence ATGGATAATTTAGTTTACCTGGTACCATTATTTCCATTGCTTGGTTTTTTGATAAACGGGCTTTTCAGGAAGTCTTTATCAAAAAGTGCAATTAGTGTTATAGGATGTTCTTCAATTCTGCTTTCTTTTATTGTAAGCATTGTTTTATTTACACAGGTAAAAGCAAATGGCGGTACAGTAAGTACTTTATTTAATTTTATTAATGTTACAGATTTTCAGGTTCCATTTGCTTTCCAGGTAGATGCGTTATCTTCTTTGTTCCTGCTGATCATTACCGGTATTGGGTTTCTTATACATCTTTATTCTACTTCATACATGCATGATGAACCTGCAGAACATTTTGGCAGGTATTTTTCCTATCTCAATCTTTTCGTTTTCTCTATGTTATTGTTAGTGCTTGGTGCTAACTATGTAATAATGTTCATTGGTTGGGAAGGCGTGGGTCTATGCTCTTATTTATTGATTGGTTTCTGGTTTAAGAACAATAATTATAACTATGCGGCTAAGAAAGCTTTTATAATGAACCGTATTGGCGATCTTGGTTTTCTGCTTGCAGTATTCTGGATGTTGAATAAGCTTGGCACCGCTACTTACAGTGAAGTTTTTGATCTTGCTGATACATTGTCTCCAGGTGATGTTACTGCTATTACTATGTTATTGTTTGTAGGTGCAGTAGGCAAGAGTGCACAAATACCATTATATACATGGTTGCCCGATGCAATGGCTGGTCCAACGCCTGTATCTGCATTGATCCATGCTGCAACAATGGTTACTGCGGGTATTTATATGATAGCAAGAAGCAACATTTTGTATTCTTTGAGTCCCATGACTGAAGATGTGGTTGCTGTTGTTGGGTTAGCCACCGCTATTCTTTCTGCAACAATTGCGCTATACCAAAATGATATTAAAAAAGTTCTTGCTTATTCTACCGTGAGCCAGCTTGGTTTTATGTTTCTTGCATTGGGCGTAGGCGCTTATACAAGCGGTGTGTTTCATGTAATGACACATGCGTTTTTTAAAGCGCTTATGTTCCTTGGTGCCGGCTCTGTAATACATGCAATGGGTGGTGAACAGGATATCACCAAAATGGGTGGCTTAAGTAAAAAACTGCCGGTAACAACATGGACATTTGTAATTGGTGTATTGGCTATAACAGGCTTTCCCTTTACCTCAGGTTTTGCCTCAAAGGATGAAATATTGATGGCAACATATGCACACAGCCCTATCTTATTCTGGCTGGCATGTTTTGCAGCATTGCTAACCATGATCTATATGTTCCGTTTGATGATGCTGGTATTCTTTGGAGGGTTTCGTGGCACACATGATCAGGAACATCATTTGCATGAATCGCCTTCTGCAATGACCATTCCTTTGATCATTCTAGCAGTATTATCTGCCATTGGTGGTTTGGTACAGTTTCCTGAAATGTTTGGCGGGCACCCTTTTTTTAACGATTTTCTTTCGCCGGTGGTACCTGCAGAAGTGCATGAGATCCCAAATATCAGTAATGTTGAGTGGGGCTTATTCGGTGGAACTGTTGTTGCATTAATAATTGTATTTGCAGTTACACGTAAAATGTTTGCAAAGACTTCATTCGAAGGTGTTTATACCGGCATAAAGAAAGTAATGGCAGACAAATGGTATATAGACGAGTTATATGATGCCGTTATAGTAAGGCCATTGAATGCTTTGGCAGGTATATTAAAATCTGTTGTGGAAAAAACTATCGATGGTATAGTGAATGGCGTTGGCAGGTTTATAAATTATTCGTCAAGACAATTGAGATTGATACAAAGCGGCCAGGTGGGCAATTACATTTTATTTATGGTATTATCTATTGTGGTGTTATTTATAGTTTTCTGGCAGCAGGATAAAATTATACATTTCATGCAAACGATATTTTAG
- a CDS encoding complex I subunit 4 family protein, whose product MIALLLILIPLISGLITFFTKSERDAKSLSLFASILTLAVSFAGVYSLFGAAQNAYDTTWLSFIGARFSIGLDGMSKMLCLLTGIAFPIVFGAVYGNTYKKSNSFYALMLLMQAGLMGVFLATDCLLFYFFWEIVLIPAYFLCSIWGGEKRITVTFKFFVYTFVGSLLMLVGILYMYFKNPEHSFALQSFYHIRLSATDENFVFCLFFIAFAIKMPVFPFHTWQPDTYEQAPTAVTMILSGVMVKMGLFGVIRWVLPVMPNATAHFSQLIIILSVIGMLYASLIAIRQDDLKRLIAYSSIAHIGLMCAAIFSNQQIGMQGVMIQMFNHGINVIGLWIVADAIETQLGTRKFSELGGLAQKAPALAILLVVMALANIALPLTNAFVGEFMMFNGLFRYNIWVAVIGGISIILAAVYTLNMIQKTFYGNTSIVTDGAMEISTGTKIMLVILVVVVIILGVYPEPMLQLTNDAVQTALATVK is encoded by the coding sequence ATGATCGCATTATTATTGATATTAATTCCATTGATCAGCGGGTTGATTACTTTTTTTACAAAAAGTGAACGCGACGCAAAAAGCTTATCGCTTTTTGCATCTATACTTACGCTGGCTGTTTCTTTTGCAGGTGTATATAGTTTGTTTGGCGCTGCACAAAATGCATATGATACCACATGGTTGTCTTTTATAGGAGCAAGATTTAGTATAGGTTTAGATGGTATGTCTAAAATGCTTTGCCTGCTTACGGGTATTGCTTTTCCAATCGTATTTGGTGCTGTTTATGGAAATACTTATAAGAAGTCAAACAGTTTCTATGCATTGATGTTGTTGATGCAGGCAGGTTTAATGGGAGTGTTTTTGGCAACAGATTGTTTGTTATTTTATTTCTTCTGGGAAATAGTGTTGATACCTGCTTATTTTCTTTGCTCTATCTGGGGTGGCGAAAAAAGAATTACTGTTACGTTTAAATTTTTTGTTTACACATTTGTTGGTTCACTGTTGATGCTGGTGGGCATTTTATACATGTACTTTAAAAATCCTGAGCATTCATTTGCACTTCAATCTTTTTATCATATCAGGCTCTCAGCAACAGATGAAAACTTTGTATTCTGTTTATTCTTTATAGCATTTGCTATTAAAATGCCGGTCTTTCCCTTTCATACCTGGCAGCCGGATACATATGAACAGGCACCAACTGCAGTTACCATGATCTTAAGTGGTGTAATGGTAAAGATGGGTTTGTTTGGTGTAATTCGTTGGGTGCTGCCCGTAATGCCTAATGCTACCGCGCATTTCAGCCAATTGATCATAATATTAAGCGTTATAGGAATGTTGTATGCATCGTTAATCGCAATAAGGCAGGATGATCTGAAACGTTTGATAGCATATTCATCTATTGCGCATATCGGGTTAATGTGTGCCGCTATTTTTTCCAATCAGCAGATAGGTATGCAGGGTGTGATGATACAAATGTTCAACCATGGTATAAACGTAATCGGATTGTGGATAGTTGCAGATGCAATAGAAACACAATTAGGCACCCGTAAATTCAGTGAGCTTGGTGGACTTGCTCAAAAAGCACCAGCACTTGCCATACTGCTGGTGGTAATGGCTCTGGCAAATATTGCATTGCCATTAACGAATGCATTTGTCGGGGAATTTATGATGTTTAACGGATTGTTCAGGTATAACATCTGGGTGGCTGTTATAGGTGGTATCAGTATTATACTTGCAGCAGTATACACTTTGAATATGATACAGAAAACTTTCTACGGTAATACATCTATCGTTACAGATGGCGCTATGGAAATTTCAACCGGTACAAAAATAATGCTGGTGATCCTGGTGGTCGTGGTGATCATATTAGGCGTATACCCGGAACCAATGCTGCAATTAACCAATGATGCCGTGCAGACAGCATTAGCAACAGTTAAATAA
- a CDS encoding NADH-quinone oxidoreductase subunit N: MNALILSAVFGMIMMFCSFLVRNRGSLRHIASVGLLILLIANIADSYTHTLFIINTYGMLAFSRFGYLFNSIAIGSTLIYVLITGKEIEKYGRYTAEYFTLIFFVLCGISMLSSYNNLLTLFLGIEIMSIPLYILTGSDKRNMKSNEAALKYFLMGSFSTGLMLMGIALTYGGTGTFSLEVTRGGVMPVYLNVASFLEIFGLLFLMVSMAFKVSAAPFHFWTPDVYDGAPSVFTSFMSTIVKAAGFIALIKLFDVRMQATEKAIDWNLLMSIIIVATLLVGNVTAVFQQSVKRMLAYSSIAQAGFMLFSLMSLNDTAHEGIIFYAAAYSIATIGIFAVLVKMKDYTFEGYNGLAKTQPVLAATNTIFLLSLAGIPLTAGFFAKYLMLAALIKTGTYLWLVVVGVLFAAVSVYYYFRVIQAMYFKEGNPETEIITHSFKWGLIFIAAIVILLGIFPTSILNWLYF, encoded by the coding sequence ATGAACGCATTAATACTCTCGGCTGTATTTGGAATGATTATGATGTTCTGCAGTTTCCTTGTAAGGAACAGGGGAAGCCTGCGGCATATTGCATCTGTTGGATTGTTGATTTTACTGATTGCAAATATTGCAGACAGCTATACACATACGTTGTTTATTATAAACACTTATGGTATGCTGGCGTTTAGCAGGTTTGGTTATTTGTTTAACTCAATTGCTATCGGATCTACATTGATTTATGTATTGATAACCGGTAAAGAGATTGAGAAATACGGAAGATACACCGCTGAATATTTCACACTTATATTCTTTGTATTGTGTGGTATATCAATGTTGTCTTCTTACAATAACCTGCTTACTTTATTTCTGGGTATAGAGATCATGTCTATTCCACTGTATATCCTTACAGGCAGTGATAAGCGTAACATGAAGAGCAACGAAGCTGCATTGAAATATTTCCTGATGGGTTCTTTTTCAACAGGCTTAATGCTGATGGGTATTGCACTCACTTATGGCGGTACCGGTACATTTAGTCTTGAAGTAACGCGTGGTGGTGTTATGCCGGTTTATTTAAATGTCGCTTCCTTTTTGGAAATTTTCGGGTTATTGTTTTTGATGGTTTCAATGGCGTTCAAAGTTTCTGCAGCGCCTTTTCATTTCTGGACACCTGATGTGTATGATGGAGCGCCTAGTGTGTTTACATCCTTTATGTCTACTATTGTAAAGGCTGCGGGCTTTATAGCATTGATAAAATTATTTGATGTGCGTATGCAGGCTACCGAAAAAGCAATTGACTGGAACCTGCTAATGTCTATCATTATTGTTGCTACTTTATTAGTAGGTAATGTTACAGCTGTATTTCAGCAAAGTGTTAAACGTATGCTGGCGTATTCAAGTATTGCGCAGGCAGGCTTTATGTTGTTTTCATTAATGAGCCTTAACGATACTGCACATGAGGGTATTATTTTTTACGCAGCAGCTTATAGTATTGCAACTATTGGCATTTTTGCTGTACTGGTAAAAATGAAAGACTACACTTTTGAAGGATATAACGGTCTTGCAAAAACACAACCCGTACTTGCGGCAACCAATACAATATTTCTATTGTCATTGGCAGGTATTCCGCTCACCGCAGGCTTTTTTGCAAAATATCTTATGCTGGCAGCGCTTATTAAAACAGGTACTTATTTATGGCTGGTTGTAGTAGGCGTTTTGTTTGCAGCAGTAAGTGTATATTACTACTTCAGAGTAATACAGGCAATGTATTTCAAAGAAGGTAACCCTGAAACTGAAATCATTACTCATTCCTTTAAATGGGGGCTGATCTTTATAGCAGCTATTGTTATTTTGCTGGGTATTTTTCCTACTTCTATTCTTAACTGGTTATATTTCTAA